GCGATGTAATGGCTCGGGGTTCCGGGTGTGTCTCCTTCTACCCCCAAAATCTGCCTCTCTCTGCTGAGGGCACCCCAGGACTGGCCGAGGCCACTGGTGGGGCCTGGATCCATCCAGCAATTTCCTGGCAGGGCAGATGCTGCCGCagatgaagcagcagctgcactgcccAGCACACCCTGCTGTCCTCCACGCTGCCCAGGGTGCCCACTGCCTCCTGCACTGCCCACTGTGCCCGCTGCCCACTGTGCCCTCTGCCACCCCACTGCCCACGGGGCCCACTGCCCACCCCACTGCCCACAGTGCCCACTGCCCACCACGCCTCTGTCCTCTGCACTGCTCATCACCGCAGTGCCTTGCCCACCGGCCACTGCTCACCACATGTGATGCCAGCTTGGCCAGGGCCGCCTtggcctgagcagagcagggcagggcctggggagccctgggggTGCCCCAAGCTCCCTGCACCCCTCGGCTcgctccagcctggcagcagctctgcggatgaggctggggacagggactgcAGCCATCAGCCGAGTGCGGCCACACcgccacagccacagctgagccCCCGGCCGGCTgcggctcctgcagcccccgggGACATTAAACAAACAGCGTGTTGTCACCAGCCCGGGCTGATCGACCCGGCCCCGGGGACCCCCGACCACAGCAAAACCCCCCCAGGGAGCACAGGCCCCCCCAGCTCGATCCTGCACACGTGTGGGGACACACGCAGGGACGCGGGGACTTGGGATCCATCGCCCTCTCCTCACACAGCAtcgccccccgcagcccccgcacagagcctgcacacacacacggaCATGCATGGCCTGGGGATGGATGTGGGGCCGTGGTGGGGCGAGCATTGGGGTCCCCAacacccccagcacagccccctcaCAATGCAGGGCCCCCCTTATCCACCCCACGCCCCAGGGTGCCCATGGGAGCCAGCGGGGTGGAACGTGCAGCCACTCCCCGCCCCCATCCGGGGTGACTGGGGACACCCCTGCCCGGGGACACGGCACTGGGACCCTTGGGGTGCCCCCCGGGTGGGGTTGACGTGGTTTAGAGGCCAAGGTTTTTAAGGGACGGGTTTGGGCGGTGGATTTGGGGTGCGGGTTTGTGGGGAGGCTTTGGGGTGCGGGTTTGGGTGAGGTTTTGGGGCTCCAAGCCCGGGGCTCAGCCGCAATCCCTGGCCCAGCCGCGCTGGGGAGCAtcgggagaggaggggagggggggtcTGCAGGGAGCCGAGCTCGCATCGGGGCGGGGGGAGCTGCTGTCACCCCAGGGACGAGCCCCCGCCTCGGCCGCAGGATGGGGacgggatgggaatggggatgggaatggaggTGGAATGGGGATGAAGGTGAGAATGGGGACGGGGATGctgctccctcttcccccctcccGCGGACTCCCCGCCGAGCCCCCGCATTGTCCGGCCTTTGTCCCTGCAGGATGCGGGGGGTAAACGCTGCCCGACCCTCCCGATTCCCCCTGAACCCCCTGATCCGCCCTGAACCCTCCTGTCCCCCAATATCCCGCCGATCCCCCGGATCCCGCGGGACGGAGCCGCGCCCGCCGCAGGATGCAGCGCAGCCAGGGCCGGGGGCATCCCCGCCGCGGGGAGGGGGCGCAGATCGGGGCCCCTCCGGTGCATCCAACCCCCCTCAAGCCGACACCGCACCCCGAttccccccggccccgccgcgcagCCCCCCCCGCTTTCCGCCATCCCCGGCGGCTGCAGCGGCCGGAGCCGCCGGGACCCCCGGGGGTTCGGGGGGTGCGGGGGACAGGTGCGGCCGTACCTCATCCCCGGCGGTGCGGAGCGGTgcggggcggtgcggggcggTGCGGAGCTGGGCGAGGCTCCGGCGCGGCCCCGAGCAGCCGCATcccgcccccgccccccgcTCTCGGTCGGGATTTTCCAGCGGCGCCGCCGCCGTTAGAGGGCGGCACCGGGGGCTTCCCGCGCCCCCCCGGCCTGTGCCGGGCGGGGGGAGATGGGACCCCCCGGGTGGGCTCTGTTCCGCTCCATCCgcctcttttccagcctccGCAAAAACGCCGGGATCTGCCCCGTCCCCATGTCCCGGAACGCATCTGCCGCTCCCGACCGGACCGGCCCTTCCAGACCGGACCGGCCCTTCCAGACCGCACCGGCCCTTCCAGACCGGACCGTTCTCTCCAGACCGAGCCTGTCCCCCCCGAGCCGCCCGGTGTCGCCCCCATGTCCTTGGGGACCCACCCAAGGTGCGGcagccccggtgtccccccgggATGAGCAGGACCGTCACGACGACCCCTCTGTAGCCGGTCCCTCCCGTGAGCGTGGCTTCTGCCAGTGCTCAGGCCACTGTCACCCGCCGAGGCCAGTGTCACCGAGGCCACTGTCACCGAGGCCACTGTCACCCACCTCCCAGCTGGGGCGTCCTGGCCCCCTGGGCATCgtcccctggggctgagagTCCCCAGCTGGACAGTGACCCCAGGACAGTGACCCCAGGACAGCGACCCCAGGACAGTGACGCAGCTGGACAGTGACCCCAGGACAGTGACCCCAGGACACTGACCCCAGCCCTCTTCTCCCCGCTGCCACCCGAGGGTGGGAGCAGGACTCCCAAGGTCACATTGCTTGAACAAAAAGGGACCCGGAGCCCGGGGACCTTCCCTGAAGGACAAACGGCACCACCGGCCACGGGAATGGGATACAGAGCGTGTGGGACTgaaagagctggagctgggccccGAGGGACCCCTGAGGAGTCCCCAGGGGactccagccagcagcagggacaaggCAGGATCACCCTGGGGACAAACGGGTCCCTCTCCTCCGATGGCTTCACTGCGGGACTTGGCGCTGGGGACCAGCACTGGGTGCATTTGGCTCAGTTCAGGGACAAACCAGATCATCCACCCGGGATGAACTCAACTCATCTTCCTTGCCATCATCACTCACCCCTGAGCATCCCCCAAACACATCCATCcctcccagcctgagctgcaaAGCCCCAGTTCACCCCCGACCCGATGCCACTTTGGGATCCCTGTCACCAAAATCCTTTGGGTTCCCAAAATAAGGACAAGAAAATAATAGTCTGGGGTTTTGACATCCCGCGATGGGCCTTGGCAGCTTCTCCTGGGACTCAGGCTGGTTCTGAGCCTGGGaaccctcctgcccttccccagtTCCACATTTCCGCATTCCCAGTATTTATATTAACAAATGGAGTTAAATACATGGAAATGCTGCAAATATTAAAGGGCCATTCCCCACTTCCCAGTGAAGAACAAGGAATTTAATTCATTCACTAAACCCACATGAAGACGATTTGTTTGCTGCAGGTGCCGACAGCAAGCAGCGCCAAAAACCCTGGGAATACTCAGGGAAACATCCAACGACGGTGGAGTGGAGTTTAGCAcaccccagccccctgccccgGGAACGGAGAGGCACGAGACAGAGGGATCCAGGTGGAATTCCTTTATTTACACTGCAGGAGGCTCCCTCCCGAGGTTACTTGAGCGGGATGAAGCGGGAGGAGTGGGTGGCGCCGATGCCGGGCCGGCCGTGCTTCACCGGCTTGTACGTGATGGAAAACTCGCCCAGGTAGTGGCCGATCATCTCGGGCTGCAAGTGGAGACATCCGTGCTGGGGCCAGCGCCGGGGGCACGGGGACATCCCCCCCCCGTGcccatcccagggctgcccGGAGCCCGGCACAGCCGGTTATTCCAGCCGGGCTCCTCCCCTGGTGCCTTGATGTGGAGCTTCCCCGGCTCTGCCCGTCCTGGGAGAGCTGACACGGAGCCACAGGGGCATTGTGCCCTTCCAGGCGGGATTTAACGCCAGGCAGGAGCAAGAAATGGCATTTAATCCCACTGGTGGTATCCAGTGACAGCTCCCCCGGGGTAATTCCACTCCTGGGGAAGCTCAGGGATCTGTTTCATCCCGAAGCGGTGCCGGCAGGCCGGGAGCCAGGATCCACACGATCGCTCCACAGCTCCTTCAGCGCTCCAGAGCCACACCGACGCCCCTCTGGGAGCTGGCCCTCCCTGGGATGCCACCTCCAGGTGTCCCTCTGAGCCAACCCCGCTCCGAGGAGGAGCCTGGACCCcccccaggcacagggaatgAGCAGGATTTACAAAGAGTTAGAAGTGAACACTCCGGGTGCGAGAGCCACCTGCCAGGCCCCAGCTCACCTTGATCTCCACCTGGTTGAAGGTCTTGCCGTTGTAGACGCCCACCATGCTGCCCACCATCTCGGGCAGGATGATCATATCCCTCAGGTGGGTCTTCACCACCTCGGGCTTCTCCATGGGCGGCGCCTCCTTCTTGGCCTTGCGCAGGCGCTTGAGCAGCGAGTGCTGCTTGCGGCGCAGGCCCCGGTTCaggcgccgccgctgccgcgcGCTGTACAGCTGCATCAGCTGCTCGCtgccagaggggacagggacggcTCAGAGACGGCccggggacagccccgggagcccagagccagcctgggctacagcctggggacagccacagaCCCCACAGCCAGCTGGGctacagcctggggacagccagggaccccagagccagcctgggctacagcctggggacagccagggaccccagagccagcctgggctacagcctggggacagccagagacccCACGGCCACAGGTacccagagccagcctgggctACAGCCCCAGGAGACGGCCAGGGACCCCAAACtgagcccagggacaccccagggaccccaaactgagcccagggacaccccagggacacccccagggacccTGAACTGAGTCTGGGGAacagcccagggacaccccagggaccCTGAACTGAGCCTGGGGAACAGCCCTGGGACACCGAACTGaacccagggacaccccagggaccccaaaatgaGCCGGGGGAACAGCCCTGGACCCCGAACTGAGCCTGGGGAAcagcccagggaccccaaactgAGTCTGGGGAACAGCCCTGGGACACCGAACTGaacccagggacaccccagggaccccaaaatgaGCCGGGGGAACAGCGCTGGGAACCCGAACTgagcctggggacaccccagggaccCCGAACTGAGCCTGGGGAACAGCCCCGCAGAGAGCCCAAAGCCACTGTGTCACCCAGACTGAGCCCGGGGTCCGCAGCAGGGCGAGCCCCGGGCACCCCACGGTAACAGCGTTACCCCGACTGAGCCCGGAGCACGGCCTCGAGGAGCTCCGGGACCCCACACTGACGGTGTCCCCCACTGAGGGACTTTAAGCAGCCCAAACGCCCCCGTTATCGCCGGTATTTGAACACAGCGTGAGCATGGGGCAGAAGCGGCTCCCCGccccccagcccggggctccCTAGCCCTTACTAGGACATGTCGAGCAGCTGGTCCAGGTCCACCCCGCGGTAGGTGAATTTGCGGAAGGTTCGCTTCTTCTTCTGCTCCACCTCCGCCTGCAGCGGGACAGGGGGGTCAGGGCAGGGGGTCGCGGCCGCCCGGGAGGGGGACCAGGGGATTCAaggccgccgggccccgcgctCTCCGGCCCGCACACGGGaaggccgcggccccgccgagccccgcggggCGCCCGGGCCgctccctcccctcagccccgctcccgccgcgctGGGCCCCGTCCGGCCGGGGAGCCCACGGCCCCCGCAGCGCCCCGGGGAGGCCCATTCCCCGTCCCCCAGGGAAGCCCCGAGCCCCGGGCGGCGCCGCCGCGgcgggtgaagcccggagggCGGCGGATGGCGGCGGATGGGGCCCGATGGCGCCGGCGGGGCCTCCCCGGCACCCACCATCTTGGCCGGGGCTGCTCGGAAAGGCCGAAGTCGCGCCGGAAGCGGCGGATCTCGCGAGAGCGGCGCGGGCGGAGAAGCCGCGCCTGCGCAGTGCTTCCGCCCTCACTGCCCTTAAAGGGGCCGCACCCGCAGcgcggggacagcccgggacagcccgggacagcccgggacagcccgggacagcgcggggacagcgcagggacagcccggggacagcgcggggacag
This sequence is a window from Vidua macroura isolate BioBank_ID:100142 chromosome 26, ASM2450914v1, whole genome shotgun sequence. Protein-coding genes within it:
- the RPS15 gene encoding 40S ribosomal protein S15, whose product is MAEVEQKKKRTFRKFTYRGVDLDQLLDMSYEQLMQLYSARQRRRLNRGLRRKQHSLLKRLRKAKKEAPPMEKPEVVKTHLRDMIILPEMVGSMVGVYNGKTFNQVEIKPEMIGHYLGEFSITYKPVKHGRPGIGATHSSRFIPLK